Genomic DNA from Magnolia sinica isolate HGM2019 chromosome 4, MsV1, whole genome shotgun sequence:
TCGAGTCGTGGACTAAGCTGAGTTGATTTGAGCTCGATCTAGCTCGGACTTGActtaaaattttttcaagctccataCAATAGCTCGACTCAACCCAAGCCTAgatttgagctgagtcgagttgagcttttcTGAGTTAAGtagagcgagttaaccgagctaactcgtcATATCCAAATCTACATGTGTCGGCCTAGTAGTCTTTTATTTCAACATGTGTGTGGGGACATTTGGGTCTTTTGGCTAAGCAAAGTAAAATGAGAGAAATAGAGTTAAATCTCATAAAAGTTCCACCCACGCGATACACATGTCAACTTAGTGGGAGTTCAAGTTATGATGGCCCAACCATCCGACTCTCTAATGGATGCTCAAGCACACACAAGCCAAAGAGAGGCCCTTTGCcattgaaatttggatggttggcAAAATTGGCTTATCCGTATATTTTCTTAGTGTGGAAACATTACTACGTATTCAagcttgatggggcccaccaagatgtatgagTGCCTTCAAACCCATTCATTAGATATGCCCCCACTGTTGTAATTCCGAGCCACAAGAAACTCCGATCAAGCCAAAATTTTAGTATTAGAAATTCAGATATAATATCATCGTTAATCCATGCGCTTTTTAAAAGcacatttaataaaaataaaacaattaaaaatatataGCAACCAACCAAGCAAAAATAGAACATAgtaattttatgtgaaaaacccttaAAAGAAAAATTCATGGCATAAAGCAATAAAGATCTCCACTATAATTAAAAGCCTTAGAGTTTATAATACTCACATTCTTCGATTACAAAAGCACCCGATCTCCTCTTGAGATGCGCAACCCTAGAAAAATTATAACCTATTTTAAAAAAAGTCATTCCCAAGCTcttacaagtgtagaaaacccTCTCACCTCGTAAAAATCTTGCTCTTAGAAAGAAAACACTCATGTTGATTAAGCTCTAATTGTAATCGGTCTTACATACCCCAGCTTACGCTAATTTGCATATGTTGTCGGTTGGACCGACACATCATCGGTCAGACCGATAACTCACTGTCAATCGGACTAAGTCCCTATCAGTTCAACCAACAACATCCTGCTCTACTCCATCCGAGAAATCCCTAACTACAGTTCGGTCAGACCCACACCCTATTTGATGGACTTACAATGTCAATCCAAGGCATCCGCACAACACTCACATTAGGCATTGGTCCAAAATCCGGCTTGATTCAtaactaatgtagagcgggtcgcagacacattcttggcaaagatggaccagagaaggcctgatcaaagGTGGAAACAATCCGGACCATCAAAGCCTTAAATCAATCGTATCTTGCAaattgggatgagtttttcgacatattatatatgattttggggtatgagaacccacttaagccaaccaaccctactttGTTGAGTTGCCCAcgccggatttgtgagattccatcatatcgatggtcaaaactctcatttaatttcatttttactataaataatatgttttagttcaagtataatttttaatcctttgagttatagaattcgtgcccaacatgaaaaaggctTAAGAAAGTTAGGGGAattggttgggccaaattggacacttactatttttagccaaaaaccatgaagtttaATAGGAATAGATGTTGTCTATAAACaataagcttactatttatagtaagtcatgtttttagggtgtttgagttggatttcaagtctaaaactccatcctaagtttgagttccttattcaaagagttgtaatttcattttttcaatGCTTTCATCCCCGTTGGATTCAAGGAAGCTTTATGAGGAGTGCAGAGAGCTCCTGCAtagattcagagtaattatcccctgaggaagacggtgatcaacctcattatGTCCCTTTTGCACCAATAGCTCACGTGTGCCACACAACAAAGGGACAATGGGGAACGCTAGGGATGGGGAACACCCACGGTATAATCTTCCATCCGGGGACGGGGGACACCCACGGTATAATCTTCCGGATAGAATGTCGTATATATTCACCATATTATGTGCATGtcatctaaatcattcatcaGGAGAACCCACAGGAATGAAAGGACAGATTCAATCTTTCAAAACATAGGTGGACCAATATATAGGCTTTATTTGTGATTGTGCATTCTCCCAGTGGTGTGTCCCACCCGAGTTTGGATCGAGATAATTCTTGAGATGTACAGTGAACATGAGAAGGCACAAGAGATTCACTATTTGGATTACACATAAACATCAGGGGTGAGCCTCACACAGCTCAAACATATGGGAATTACCATTTCAATCATTCTTTCAAACGTATTGATCATTCGCTGTAATTCTCTTATCCAATGATTAACAGCTAGGATCATCGTACGATTTTTAGACCTTGGATCTAGTAAAATATTGCAACCATGCTGCGGTGGCAATGGCTGGGTTTGAGCCTAGGCATAGGCCACACGATACTTAAGATCCATGGCCCGAGTCCAGCCCAAGCCCATCATGACCCTACCACAGCCGGCCTAATCTTATAAAATTGGTTGGGTTGGGCCTAATCTGGTCTGTCCCAAAAATGATGAAGTCCCTATTTCCTACTTGaatgatcatgtgggccacatatgcaCAAAGAGTATatattcaagatggatggattgaCTAAATGAGGATTTGAATGGCATATTTGCAGTATATAGCACATATATAGCCAGGTGGGGCCAGGACAGGCCCGGCTGGGCAAAACGACTTGAGCCCTAGCCCGCTTGAAACTTGATTGGCCATGCATGCAAGGTGCAAGTCCAGCCCACAAGCCAAGCTGGTAAGTCCAAGCCTAACCCAAAGCTGAGTTGGGCAGGctacccggcccattgccacACTTGCAGCCTGTATGTACCACTGGGATGATGCTTTAAACCTTCAGCCATCTTAGCCGCAGAGAGAAATGCTTAATGCTAATTTCATTAGTGGAACAAAAGAAGATCAATTCATCTTTCATGGCTTCCATGAAGCTAACATGAGCCTAGATGGCATCGCGCTCATCTACCCCAGTGGCCTCTTACAACCATCCAACAAGAAAGCCATGCTTTCTACTTAGCCTCTCTCAACCTTAGAAACTCCTCATATGGTGGTGTTCTCTTTCTCAGCTTCTTTCATAACCGCAGTTGGCTCAAAGTTCCCAAATTCAAGCAGCCACGGGCTCTCCTTCACGATCTCTCCATCCATCCACCCATATTTTCATGATCAAGTTAGACCACTCTACTCATATAAACAACAAGCATGTGGGCATCAACATAAACAGCTAATTGAAATCAATTGAATGGGTTCCTACGGCCAGCTACGATGATGAATAGGTACCAAGACATGATAGAATCCCTTTAAATAAATGTTCCTTAGATAAATCTCCGTATGTTTTCTATTGGCTGTTAGCCACGAAAGCAGTTATACTGGAGCAATGCTTGAGAAAATCTGCAGCTTTCATTGGTGAGGAGCAGGGAATCCCTAAAcgcattgaaaatttctaaacattaGGAAAATCTCTCATAACCTTTGTAAATGTTATGAATATACACCATggttgacgcagggaaggacataAGGAAAATCTCTCATAACCTTCGTAAATGTTATAAATATACACCATGGTTGACgcagggatggacatgatgagttcgatcaccgtcttcctcaggagaTAATTACTCTGAATTTATAGAGTTTCTCTGGACTTGTCACAGaaattcatcaaatccatgaggaaaatagggaaaataaaaataacttctaataaattcaaaaataaattgattcccaataaaaaaaatgaaatcacAATCTGTTAAATAGTAATCTCAACCCTAAAAAGAATTTCGGGAATCAAACTCTAAGTCTAATTCCCTAAAAATCGAGACTTACTctaaatagtaaacttcataTTCATAGACTATCATGATTTCTACCACACTTTATGGTTttctgccaaaaatagtaagtttcaaATTTGGCCTgaccatgttattctcttaattttttaaaGCCCTTTTCGCATTGGGCATGACtcttaaaactcaaaggatcaaaagttatgattaaattaaaacttatcataactagtaaaaatgaaaattaaatggACTTTCGACtattgatttgatggaatctcacgaATCCAGCATGGAAAACCCAacatagtgggttggttggctaaagtagactCACCTACCCCAGAATCATACATGATACGATTGAAAACTAATTCCGAATTGGGAGAGATATGACTATTTTAATGTGTTGACGAACTGATCACTTTCACCTttatcgggccttctctagttcatcttggccatgaaagtgtttgcgaccctctctacatcaataGTTCAAGGTCactttgtacaagtgggacccatggtttgaAGATGTAGACTGTTCATATTATGCAAACTCACTGAGTGAGACTCTtcacatcaacggtttggatcgttgaaAGATAGTCCCCACTTTTATTTGAGGATCATCGTATTAATAGTTAAGATCATGGAAAGATAGTCCCCGCTAGTATTTAATTATACAGAATTCCTCCACATGTTACATCCACACATTTATAACATTATCTATAGCTTTATAAAGTCGATGTCTACCAACTCCAACGTGTAGAGCTATTAACGAGCTGAGCCTGCCCAGATTGAAACGCTTCAGGTCAGGCCtactgaaaattttaattttgccaGGTTCGAACTCGGCCATTGACAGCCACGCAAACGAGTGACTTCCGCAACGTTTTAACGAGAAAAAATAATGACACGTCACCAACAAAGCATCCACACAAAATTAGCTACTTTTTGTCAGCCGATTCGTTAAACCATAGCAAACTCGCAGCATCGTCTAACACCTTACCATCGTCCGTCAACGGCCTCCGGTGAGGACCGATTCCTGGACCGAGGATGTGTTTGCAAACCCCTGTTCCAAATAAGAAGGATATGACAATCGTAGATCATCGAACCCTTTATAACCACCCACTGCAAGAATCGCCGCACCCAGACCATCTGATAAGAGCTCGGGTAAAGGTGCATCGCGGTCCAAAAACTGCATTACTTGCCGCATGCTCGGCCTTGCAGCCGACAATGGATGCGAACACAGCAATCCAAGCTTCAGCACCaactccatctcctccacctCATAGTCATGTCCCAGTTTCGGATCCGCTGCCGCCAGAATCCTCCCTCTCCTCAAGCATTCCCACACCCATTCGACCAAGATCCCCTCATCAGCAGATGATCGAGGATCGATGGGCCTCCTTCCACAAGCAACCTCGAGCATGAAAGCTCCGAATGCGTATACGTCAGTGCTTGTGGTGGCCTTCCCAGTCTTAGTCATCTCCGGTGCAAGATATCCGAGAGTCCCCACCATGTGTGTTGTCTGTGGATCGGTCCCATGATCGTACAATCTGGCGAGGCCGAAGTCGCCTAATCTACCGTTCATCTCACTATCTAACAAAACATTGCTGGCTTTGATGTCTCTGTGAAGAACCACCTGCTCCCATTCCTCATGCAAGTAGAGAAGCCCTGAAGCTATTCCTTTAATTATCCGAAACCGTCTACTCCAGCTCAACATTGAATTTGGATGGTTAAAGAGGAACTTGTCCAGACTTCCATTAGGCATGAAATCATAGACCAGTAGGAGCTCTCTCTTTCGCCGGCAGTATCCGAGAAGTCGCACCAAGTTACGGTGACGGAGGCGGCCCAGGCTCACGATCTCAGATATGAATTCCCTCATCCCTTGTCGAGATTCATGAGAGACTCTCTTCACAGCCACTTCCATCTTCGAGGCCGATAAAATTCCTCGGTAAACCCTCCCGAAACCTCCGACCCCGAGGAGCTCTTTGTTTCTGAAGCCCTTAGTAGCCATGAATAGACTCTTGTAGGAGAACCGATGGGGTCCGTATTCACGTTCCCAGTCCTCTAGCACATCAGCGAACTTGATCTTGCTTCTCACAATGAGGCCGATGGCCGAGATGGCCGTTAACGTGAAAAATATCACAATTACGGGTAACCCAATTGTTAAAAGCTTCGATTTCTTTTTGGGTCCTATTCGTGGAAGCTTAGGAAGGTGCCGGGGATCAAGGACCTGAGCCTGACCATTCATCTTAAAGCTCCATCCCAAGATGTAAGTGGATGAAGGAACCGTCTTGGTTGATGAAGCGAAACCGATATACATGTCCTCTAATACGATTGGTGAAAGATCCACCCTCATTGACAAGAGTGGAAGATCAGGTTTAGGTAAGTGGATAGGAAATAATGTTACATTGAGAAGGTTTTGGAGACCATTGTATTCTACCCAAACATGCATCAGTTCTCCACTTATAAGGCTTAGATTCTTAAACCCACCGCTCATATTACTAAAGTAAGCTGCAGGAGCAGAACTGTTGGAATTTAAGCCATTGATGTCGATTCCGACGTGGTTGTCATCGATATCACCGAATTCTGGATTACGGTACGTGTCGAACTCGATGGCAGCTATGTGATTCGATGAATTACCGATGGTCTTTGGATTGAAGATGCTCATGTATTCGCCCACTTCACTTCCAGGGAACTCTTTCGAAGGTGAGATCACGAAGGCAGTCCCGTAGCTTCTCACTTCCTGATACTTGGGCACGATCGCAAAGACGAAATTGGTAGAGAAGGATTGAGTTTTACCTTGTGATGGTTTGAAGTTAAGGGGAATGGGATGGAAGGCATGACCCTTCTTTTGTTGTATGGAATTGGCAAGAAGCAGGAGGCCATCCGTTGTGATTTCTGCTGAGCCGTCCAAGCTCAAGTTAGCGCCACGAAATCCGTTGTAAATGAAATCGCCACCGTCCACTTTGGAAGCCGCATATATCGCGAGGAGAAACCACACTAGGAGCTTCGAAAACATGGCTGATCGAAAGCTTACAATGGCTTCCAAGTTCGTAGACTTTGGGGGGTTTGGTAGCTCTCTAAGATGAACAGGTCAAGCTAAAGctcactagagagagagagagagagagagagagagagagggggtttgtTTGGCATTTCCTCCGCGGATGGCACACGTATGATCTCATGAGGCAGTGCATTTACTTAGACATTGAATAGCACGAAGGTGatcgatctgggccattcattaggtagtgcCCACCGTATACAGGTCATATGCTAAAAAATTTCTGGCACTATGCTCATCAATTGAGCCACACGTGTACGATTGAATTTGAACCGTTGGACATTTTCCTAGCAGCCAAATTTTCACACGCGTCTTATTTTCTGATCAGCAGACTGAAATTATTTTTTTGGTCCACGGCATACGTACACTTCCTGATGAATGGTCATGATCTCGGACATGCGTGCCATCCAACGTTGGAAATGACATCCCGCATGGTAACTGCAATGCCTGACCCCGTATCCCATCGAAACGCAAATGCGTGGGATCGTccggagaaatttaccactgaaCGACTCATTTATGGCCTATTTACCTTCTTAAGCCTATTTCTTTTTACCTCACCAGAATAGGCTCAGCTGTACGCAAGACttaccaaaggtcgaaaatgccccctgctttttccttcgcggatcggctggtgctcgaagacgatcGCTGACGCTCCTCAACTCcgaattgtacgaacggttcaaaagagatcaaagttacatgggtcctacagttgtgtatttattatatccacagcgtccatccatatttcgagatcatttcggagcattctcccaaaaaaaaaaaaatcatatccaaagatcagctgGACAACACCGCAAAGAGTAgccgggaaaattgattttcaccgttaaaaattttgtagagcccaccctaacatttattttccatccaatctattcataaggtctaaaacaaatttcataatgatctaaaacttctgtaacccctaaaagggtttcaatggtagacgttcaattccccactgccttttatagtggtccacttgataattagatctgtcttatttttcgtctcaagcattaatatgagctcgccaaatagatggaccgtttggatatCACACAggcctcatgatgggactcattaaagcaacaa
This window encodes:
- the LOC131243794 gene encoding L-type lectin-domain containing receptor kinase IV.1-like, which gives rise to MFSKLLVWFLLAIYAASKVDGGDFIYNGFRGANLSLDGSAEITTDGLLLLANSIQQKKGHAFHPIPLNFKPSQGKTQSFSTNFVFAIVPKYQEVRSYGTAFVISPSKEFPGSEVGEYMSIFNPKTIGNSSNHIAAIEFDTYRNPEFGDIDDNHVGIDINGLNSNSSAPAAYFSNMSGGFKNLSLISGELMHVWVEYNGLQNLLNVTLFPIHLPKPDLPLLSMRVDLSPIVLEDMYIGFASSTKTVPSSTYILGWSFKMNGQAQVLDPRHLPKLPRIGPKKKSKLLTIGLPVIVIFFTLTAISAIGLIVRSKIKFADVLEDWEREYGPHRFSYKSLFMATKGFRNKELLGVGGFGRVYRGILSASKMEVAVKRVSHESRQGMREFISEIVSLGRLRHRNLVRLLGYCRRKRELLLVYDFMPNGSLDKFLFNHPNSMLSWSRRFRIIKGIASGLLYLHEEWEQVVLHRDIKASNVLLDSEMNGRLGDFGLARLYDHGTDPQTTHMVGTLGYLAPEMTKTGKATTSTDVYAFGAFMLEVACGRRPIDPRSSADEGILVEWVWECLRRGRILAAADPKLGHDYEVEEMELVLKLGLLCSHPLSAARPSMRQVMQFLDRDAPLPELLSDGLGAAILAVGGYKGFDDLRLSYPSYLEQGFANTSSVQESVLTGGR